In Deltaproteobacteria bacterium, the DNA window TAGGCTGATCAGCGCCACGCCGCCGACGATCATCAATGCGCTGATGACGATGCGCGGCGTGACCCGCTCGACGTCGCGCAGAAACAACCAGGTCAGCAGCAAAGAGAATAGCGGCCCGGTGCTGCTGACCGGAATCACCGCCGACACTTTGCCAAGGTCGAGCGCATAGTAGATGCAGGTCATGCCGAGGCTGATCGTGATGCCGGCGGCGACAAACCACCAGAAGCATTGCCGGTTCACTTTCCAGGTCTCCTGGGTTTTCTCGACGTACCCCATGACGATCAACGAGATGACGAGCGATGAAGTCGCGGTGACCGCCGCGGCCAAGAACGGATGGGCCACCGAGGCCAAGCCAAATTTGCGCACCACCTGTGAGGCGCCTGCTAACGCCGAAGCGCCGATCGGATACCAGAGAAACATCGCCGAACCCAGGAGTTTCATCGAGCCAGTGCGCCAGGAGAGCAGTGTAATGCCGGCGATGATCATCAACGTGGCGACGACAATCGGCAGCGTCACCTGCTCGCCGAGAAAAATAATCGCCAAAATCGCGCTGAACAACGGCGTGCTGGCGCGGATCGGGTCGGTAATCGCCACGCCCAACGTATTGATGCCCTTATAGGTGAGTAAACGGGTCAACCCTGGCTGGAATAATCCAACAAGCATGAAGATCCAAGTCGTCGCTAACGCAATCTGTGCGATCGGCACGATGATCAACGCCATTGTCCAGAGGAAAACAATATTGATCAGCAATCCGAAGATCACCCCAGTTGCCGGATTGGAATGGGGCAATGCCTTTTTGGTAAAGACATTGTGCAAGGCGAACAGAAAGGCGTTCGCCAGGGCGAACAGCTCCGGTGGAATAGAACTCATCGCGCCGGATGTTCGGCAAGAATCACATCCGCCGCCTTCTCGCCGATCATGTAGACAGCACTGACGATGAAAAACCCCGGGATGCGCGGAAACACCGATGCGTCTACGACCCGCAGGCCTTGCGTGCCATGGACGCGAAAGTCGCTGGTGAGCACGCCGCCGGTTTCACGCGCGCCGATCGGACAGGTGCAAGAAGCGTGGTGCCCCCAAGCGTTGTTGCGCACGAAGTCACGCAGTTCTTCATCGCTGCGAACTCGTTCACCCGGCAACTCTTCTTGAACAATCGCGCCTTGGTTTTTTAGATCGGCCGTCATACCGCGGACAAACTTGATGCCTTCCACGACCGCATCGAGATCCTCGCCGGCGCGGTCGCTACCTTCATCAAAGTAGCGAAAGTTGATGTCGGGCGGATCCCGTGGATCGGCCGAGCGCAAAGTAACGTTCCCGGCGTTGTTCTTGGTATGCGCTTTCAGAACGATCCAGCTCAAGTAGTTCTTGTGCCGTCGCGGTGTTTTTGATTCAGAGCGTGTTCGCCGCGCTGCTCGGCTGCGCCCTCGGCGCAGCCCTCGGCGTCGGGCTGCAAGTCGTCGTTCCGCTGGCGTTTAAAGACCTCTTGCCGGTGCGCCTGTCGACGGCAGTCTTCAGTCCCTATGTTATCAGTTTCGGCATCGTCATGGGCCTGACCACCGCCGTCGCCTTCGCGCTCTTGCCGCTTTTGAGCCTACGAAAAATATCGCCGGCCCTGGCGCTGCGCGCCGCGGTGGAAAACCACCGCAGTCTGCGCGACCCAATAGTGTGGCTTATTTGCGCCGTGATCATATCGCTGATCTTCGCGTTCGCCTATTTAACCACTCACCGCTGGCTCCACGCGCTGTGGTTCACCGCCGGGGTGCTCGCTTCCTTCGCGGTTCTGACTGCGCTCGCCTGGGGGCTGGCTCGGGTGCTGCGCAAAATCGTGCCGCGCACCTGGCCGTTTGCTTGGCGCCAGGGCCTCGCCAACCTGCACCGGCCGAACAATCAAACCGTCGCCGTCATGCTCGCCATCGGCCTGGGAACATTTTTGTTGGCGACGCTCTACAACGCGCGCGCCATGCTGCTCCATCAGGTGGAAGAACGGGGCGTCAAAGGCGACGCCAATCTCGTGCTGTTCGACGTGCAGAGCGATCAACGCAAGGAGCTTGCCGCGTTATTCCAATCCTTCGGGATTCCCCGTTTTGAAGCGGTACCGATTGTGACCACACGCTTGACGGCCATCAAGGGGCGGAGCGTCGAAGAGATCCGCGCCGACAAGATGCAAGTAATTCCGGCCTGGGTCATGCGCCGCGAATACCGCTCGACCTACCGCGACCGGCTTTGGGAGAGCGAAAAACTTATTTCAGGTAAATGGCATGGGCAGGCCACGATCGAACAGCAGCCGATTCCCGTTTCCATCGAAAAAGGTATCGCCGAGACGTTAAAAGTCGGCTTGGGAGATACTCTGCAATTCGACCTTCAAGGCGTGCCGCTCGACACCCAAATCGCGAGCGTTCGCGAAGTCGATTGGCAGCGCATTCAACCCAATTTCTTCGTCGTCTTCCCCGCCGGCGTGCTCGAACAAGCGCCGCAGTTTCACGCCATGGTCACGCGCGCCAACAGCAAAGAACTCTCGGCGAAAATTCAACGCGCCGTAGTCGAGCGCTTTCCCAACGTCTCGGTGATCGATCTGACTTTGGTCTTGGACACACTGGAGTCGATCTTGGGCCGCGTTACAAGCGCGATCCGCTTTGTCGCCCTGTTCACGGTCATGACGGGCATCGCGGTCCTCACCAGCGCCATTTTGAGCCGCCGCTCGCAGCGGCTGCGCGAGAGCATTCTGCTCAAGACCCTGGGCGCGCCGCGCCGCCAAATCGCCACCGTCATCGTCGCCGAGTACCTGTGCCTGAGTTTGATCGCCTGTTTCGCCGGCGCGCTCTTGGCAACGCTAGCAACCTGGGGGCTGAGCTATTTTTTCTTCGGCACCGTGTCCGTCGTCGCGGCGCTTCCGATGGCGGCCATAACGGCCAGCGCCACGGCGATCACCGTTGCCTTGGGCGTGTTCGGCTGCTGGGGGATTTTCCAACGGCCGGCGCTGGAGGCATTGCGGGCAGAGAGCTAGCGACTTGGCAGTGTCTGGGGTTCCGGGTTGCCATGGAAGTAAATAAACTTGCAACAGCTTTCTTTCCGGCTCGCGAACCCGGAACCCGAAACACCGCCGAAAGGCGGCTCAGCGCCACGCCGGCATCACTTCTTTGGCAAACAGCCGCATCGACTTCTTGATTTCTTCATGCGGGATACCGCCATAGTTGAAGGTAACAGTTAACGTGTCGAAGTAGTAATGCTTGGCGGCGTTGTGAATGCCTTGGATCACCTGATCCGGATTGCCGTAATTATTACGGCCGGTGGCGAGCATCATGTCCCAGTCGTACTGCGCCGGCGGCGCCGTCAGGGAGCGACGGCCGATACGCGATATCTCATCGTAGCGCGTCACCGCTGCCATGCCGATTTCTTTGCCGTGCGCGGCGCTTTCGTTCACATGGGTGCGCACGTGAAATTGACAGTGGCGCGCGCTGACGTTTAACCCTGCCTCCTTCAGTCCGGCTTTCCACGCGTCGACGCCGGGCCCCACTTTCTCAGGCGGGTGGGGATGGCCAACCGTCATAATGTTGTAGCCCTGCCGCCCAGCCCAACCCAAACCCGCCATCGAAGTGCCGGCGACCCAGATGGGCGGATGGGGTTGTTGCACGGGCCGGGGATACAACGTCAGCTCTTCGAACTGCCAAAATTTTCCTTTGTGGCTCGCCTTCTCACTGCCCCAGACTTTGAGAATCACTTCGAGCGCTTCCGCAGCTAACTCACGGTCATTCTCGCGCGTCACACCAAAGACACGATAATCCATCTCGGTGTTGCCCGAGCCGATGCCAAACTCAAGCCGGCCACCCGAGATCGCATCGACCATGGCATAGTCTTCCGCCGTGTGCAGCGGATGGCGCAGCGGCAAGATCGCGATGCACGGTCCCAAGCGAATCTTTTTCGTCCGCGCCGCCGCTGTCGAAAGAAGCACCGCGGGATTTGCCACCAAACCCCCATAGCCGAGGAAGTGATGTTCGTTGAACATGAAGCATTCCCAGCCCAATTCTTCGGCCAGCTCGATCTGCTCAAGAATTTGTTGATAGTAGACATCGTAGGGTGGATCGATGTCAGGGAAGTAGGTCGTTAAGATATTTATGTAGAAGCGCACGCGCTCTGTCCTCGGAGTTTTGGGTTTCGAGTTACGAGTTTCGAGTTAAACCCAAAACCCAGAACCCAAAACAGGTTCGACTATTTAACTTTCGTCAACACGTCTTTCGCCATCCACTCCATGCGCTCCAACGTAGCTTTGGAATCGGGTTGGCGCACGTCGAAGATCATCGTGTCGACGCCGGCGTCACGATAGGCGACGATGTCGCCGGCAATGTCGTCGGCGCTGCCCATGAAGCGGCGGCGTCGGTCGGCAATTTTCAATTCCTTGTCGAACAACGAACCTTTGAGGGCGACGCGAAGCGTCTTCGGATCGCGACCGGCCTGGTGCGCGGCTTCGGCCATCACCTGCCAGTCCTTTTTGACATCTTCCGGTTCAAGCGGAATCGTCGGCACGCCGCCGATCGGATGCCAGCCGTCGCCAAGTCTTCCCGCGCGTTTCAACGCCGCCTTGCTATGGCCGCCAATCCAGATCGGAATCCCTGGCTTCTGCACCGGCTTAGGGAGAAAAATCAGATTCGAGAAATTAACGAACTTACCTTTAAATGTCGGCCGCTCAGCACTCCACAATTCGCGAAAGGCTCGAATGTACTCGTCCGTCACTTTGCCGCGCTCGCTGTACTCGGGCGCTTGCAAGTTTTCGAATTCTTCCTTCATCCAGCCGACGCCGGCGCCGACGATGACGCGCCCATTAGAAAGCACATCGAGGCTGGCGAGCATCTTCGCGGTGACGATCGGGCTACGATACGGCAAGATCATGACGCTGGTGATGAAGCGAATTTTCTGCGTCGCGCCGGCGAGAAAGCCCATCGTCATCAGGGTCTCAAGGTGGTAGCCCGTGCCGGGATACTTGCCGTCGACAGTGTAGGGATAGGGCACAGAAATGTTGGTCGGCACGATCACATGATCGGCGACCGTCAAACAATAGAAACCCAAAGCTTCGGCTTGCTGTGCAAAGCGCACTAGCTCGTCGGCCTTGACCGTGGCGCTCGACGCCGGAAGATGAAGTCCAAATTGCATATCGTGCGACCCTACTAGCCGCGTAAATACTCGTTCACCACGAGAGAAGAAAAGAGTCTACTTTCTTTCCGAACTTCGTGCTCTTTGCGTCTTCGTGGTGCAGTCAAAATTGCTCTTGGCTTAAAACGTCGCTTGAATCAACGATGCGCGCAGCCCCTGCTCTAGCATGATCGCCGCGCCGGTGCGAATGGTGCCGTCGCTCAAGACCTCGGCTTTGAGGCCGCTGCGGTGTTCCAATGCTTTGAAAATGCCGGGCAGCTTGGTGACCGCGACAAGATGGCCGCAGGGTTCGAACAACCGGATGCCGCGCATGCGCACGTCACCGACAGTGAACTCGCGGTCCAGCAGCTCGATCAGCGGCACGCCCCGGGTGACGATATTGCGCCGCGTCAGAATGCCGATCTTTGCCACGCCAAGCTCGTTAGCCGCCAGCTCCAAGACCTCGTCTTCGATTAGACTCACCGATTTGTCCGGCCGGTTGACGGCGTTCCACGAGTCGCGAAAAAAGCGGTCCCCTTCCAGCCCGCGATCTTTAAAGGCACGCACGCTCGGCAAGGAAACCATCGGTGCAGCCGACTCCGGCGCGACAAAAATTTCACTAACCCTGCCTTGCCAAGGCTTGCTGGTCGGCACATAGCCGCGCCATAGTTCGCGCGGCATTTCTTCCGGCATCGGTCGTACTTCTTGCGCCATAACGCCTCCTCAAAACGACGCCGGCCACTGATTGCTCAGTGGCCGGTGATTGCGCACATACGGTTTGGGCCCGACTCGCTGTCTATCCAGCCGAGTCCGCGAAGAAACGGTTATCTTCGATCGGCGGCACGGTCTTGTTTTCCGCCGAGTCCGCCAATAACGGCTTGCCATCCGGGCGGATACGCATTTCGACGCCGCCCTGCGGTTGGCCTTTGATGCCAGCGCCAACCCGGATCACGACGAGGTTTTCCTTGCCGGTGTTGTGATAGCGATAATAAGCGCCTTTGGGAATCATCACGCCCTGATATTTCTCCAGCTTCATCTCGTTGCCGTTTTCATCGAAGACGCTCATCTGGCCTTCGAGAACGATGAAGGAATGATCTTCGTCAAGGTGGCTGTGGATCTCGTTTTCACCGCCTTCATAATTAATCTTGGTGTGAATCCACATATTCTCAGTCTCGGCGACAAGCTGAGTGATGCGGCCCTGTTTCATATAAGGCGTTCTCAGCGAGAACTTTTGCGACTTCGGTTTTTCCGTCGGCGCGAGTTTTTTGGCTGCTTGCATGAGTATCTCCTCTCTAGAATTTAATTTCTTTAGGCGTTAACCCCGTCAACCTTTAGATGATAAAGATCGAGCACGTTTTGCCGCACCACTTTGTCGATGATCGGTTTCGGCAAATGACCGAGCTCGTCCGCGATCACCTGGCGCGAATGCGGCCAGGTCGAGGCGGCATGCGGGTAGTCGCTCGACCACATGAAATTGTCTTCGCCGAACCAGTCCATCATGCGGCCGCCCGCCGGGTCGCTAAAAAAGGTCGCGTAGACTTGGTCTTTGATATATTCGCTCGGCAGCTTCTTCATGTACGGCAGCGGCGCCTTGTGGCTGTGGCGGACGTAGTACTTGTCCCACTCGTGGGCATGGAAAGGAATCCACGCCACTTCATTTTCAACGTAAACGATCTTGAGCTTCGGAAATTTGGCCAACGGCCCACCGAAGACGAAATCGAATAGCGTGTTCGCCGCGTCGGTGAGTTTCTGGTTGACGGTCATCCGGTAAGTGTCCAAGCCGTGACGATCGAAACGGCTGTAGTTGAAACCGGTCAAGATGTGCACGTTGACCGGCATGTCGAGCTCCGAGGCCGCTTCCCAGAATGGATTGTAATAGTCACTGGTAAACGGCAAATTTTCCGGCGGCACTTGCCAGATCATGCAGCCAATCATGCCGTTCTTTTTGCAGCGCTCCAGCTCTTTGATGGCGTTGGGGATGTTGTACATCGAGATGTTCGGGATGCCGAATAAACGGCCCGGCGCCCCTTTGCAGTAATCCATCATCCAATCGTTGGCGATCTGAAAGCAGGCCTCTTGCAGCTCGGCGTCTTCCAGACAGAACAAGCGCAACCCAAAGGTTGCATAAAGCACTTCCGCGCTGACGCCGTCAACCGCCATTTCATCCAAACGCGCCTTCGGGTCGTAGCCGCCGGGCTTCTCACCGACTGCGTTGCGCGGGGGAAATTTCGGATACTTGGCGCGCAGGCTCGGGGTCAAGTTTTTGGTCCAAAGGTCTTCCGGCTCCATGATGTGGGAGTCGGAGGAGACGATCTTATCATTACCTAATACCTGTTCCGCGGTACGTTTCACCGCAGCCGGCGTGGTCATAGGGAGGTCCTCCTGTGGATCATTGTTTAATACCCGATTCTTATGCCTTTTTTGCCGGTTTGTCTAGGGAAATACCGGCACCGCGGCGGCGGCGCGGAGCCAACCAGGATGGACATTGATAGTCGCATGGGTTAAACATTTTCGAGACCATGAAAGCAACCAAGAGCATTTTCTGGAGCGTTTTTTTTCCGGCCATGGCATGGTGCGCGCTGCTGTTCGCCGCCGAAGCGCAAAACGCTTTCAACGAGGGCGTCAAGCATCACAAAGCTGGCAAACTCAAAGAAGCCATCGCCGCCTATGACCGAGCGATCAAAGCCGACGCCAAAGCGGCGGCAGCCTATCTCGCCCGCGGCACCGCCTACGCCAAGCTCGGCGAGACGTTTCAGGCGACCAAAGACTACGACGAAGCCTTGCGGCTCAACCCCGATTTGACCGACGCCTACTATTACCGCGCCACTGCCTACGCCTCCGCCAAGCAGTATCAAACCGCCCTCAAAGACTATGATGAAGCGATCAAGCGCAACAACAAATTCATCGAAGCCTACAACAGCCGCGGTTCGGTTTACGCCAAGCTGGCGCAATTTGAAAAAGCGATTGCCGACTTCAACATGGGCATCAAACTGAATCCGAAAGACGCAGACACGTACGATGCCCGTGGTCTGGCGCACCGCCGTTTGGGCAAACAGGAGCTGGCGGTCCAAGACTACAGTGAAGCGATCAAGCTCAACCCAAAGAACCCTGAGACTTATAACAATCGGGCTAACAGCCAGACGCTCCTGGGGAAATTCGATCTCGCGCTGAAGGACTACGATGAAGCGCTCAAGCTCGACGGCAAGAATGCCAAGATCTACGCCAACCGCGGCATGGTCAAGCTGCGCCAGGAAAATCGCGATGGCGCGCAGCAAGATTTCAAGAAAGCCGCCGAGCTCGACCCATCCCTGAAAGACAAGCTCGACTCCATGCTGACAATCGCGGCGACGGTAAAGAAATAATGGCCAAAACCAACGTACGGTTTCTGCCGACCCTTCGCGGTTGGCTCCGCGCTCCCGGCTCACGACTTTGCAGTGCCCTGAGCGCCGTGCTCTTTGCGCTTTCTCCGGCAACCGCCGCGCAAGTCGAAGAGCCGCTCAAAGTAGCCCTCGAATTGCACGATGCCGGCAAGATCAAAGAAGCGATCGTTCTCTATGACAATGTCATCAAGACCTACCCAAAAATGGCGGAAGCCTATTTCAATCGCGGCAACGCTTACTACGATCTTGGCCAAAACGAAGCCGCGGCCAAAGACTACAGCGAAGCGATTCGGTTAAACCCTAAAGATGCCGAGGCTTTTTACAATCGCGGCAACGCTCATCGCCGCCTCAAGCGCGATGCGCTGGCAATCAAAGATTACGACGCGGCGATCAAGCTCGCGCCCGACGACGGGCGCAGCTACGTCAACCGCGCCAGCTTGCACTTCGACGCGCGCCGCTACGAAGACGCGTTCAAGGATTACAGTGAAGCGCTGCGCGTCAACCCCAAAGACGCCGATGCCCGCTACAACCGGGCGAATTGTTTGCTCGCCCTGAATAAAAAAGACGACGCGATCAAAGACTATGACGAAGCGATCCGGCTCGACGGCAAACTGGTCGATGCCTACTACAACCGCGGCATCGCCCACGCCGATTCAAACAAATATGACAATGCCATTCGCGACTTCGATGACACCCTGCGCCTAAACCCAAAGCATGCCGAAGCCTACTACAATCGCGGGCTAGTCAAATCGCGAACCGGCAAGCGCGAAGCCGCCATCGAAGACTATAGCGAAGCGATCCGGCTCAACCCCAAGGACCCCGAAGCGCCGTTTAATCGTGCCCTCGCCTATCTGCAGTTGGAAAAGTTCGACTACGCCGCCCGCGATTTCAGTGAGGTCCTTCGCCTGCAGCCGAACAACGCCGAAGCCTATATCTACCGTGGCGTCATGCGCATCCACCAAGGCAAGGACAAAGACGCCGAAGGCGATTTTCAAAAGGCATTTCAGCTGAACCCTGGGCTCAGAAAAAAAGTGCAACCGGCGATCGACGAAGCGAAGGCTAAAGCTAAAGG includes these proteins:
- a CDS encoding DMT family transporter, which encodes MSSIPPELFALANAFLFALHNVFTKKALPHSNPATGVIFGLLINIVFLWTMALIIVPIAQIALATTWIFMLVGLFQPGLTRLLTYKGINTLGVAITDPIRASTPLFSAILAIIFLGEQVTLPIVVATLMIIAGITLLSWRTGSMKLLGSAMFLWYPIGASALAGASQVVRKFGLASVAHPFLAAAVTATSSLVISLIVMGYVEKTQETWKVNRQCFWWFVAAGITISLGMTCIYYALDLGKVSAVIPVSSTGPLFSLLLTWLFLRDVERVTPRIVISALMIVGGVALISLWK
- a CDS encoding FtsX-like permease family protein yields the protein MIQSVFAALLGCALGAALGVGLQVVVPLAFKDLLPVRLSTAVFSPYVISFGIVMGLTTAVAFALLPLLSLRKISPALALRAAVENHRSLRDPIVWLICAVIISLIFAFAYLTTHRWLHALWFTAGVLASFAVLTALAWGLARVLRKIVPRTWPFAWRQGLANLHRPNNQTVAVMLAIGLGTFLLATLYNARAMLLHQVEERGVKGDANLVLFDVQSDQRKELAALFQSFGIPRFEAVPIVTTRLTAIKGRSVEEIRADKMQVIPAWVMRREYRSTYRDRLWESEKLISGKWHGQATIEQQPIPVSIEKGIAETLKVGLGDTLQFDLQGVPLDTQIASVREVDWQRIQPNFFVVFPAGVLEQAPQFHAMVTRANSKELSAKIQRAVVERFPNVSVIDLTLVLDTLESILGRVTSAIRFVALFTVMTGIAVLTSAILSRRSQRLRESILLKTLGAPRRQIATVIVAEYLCLSLIACFAGALLATLATWGLSYFFFGTVSVVAALPMAAITASATAITVALGVFGCWGIFQRPALEALRAES
- a CDS encoding LLM class flavin-dependent oxidoreductase, which codes for MRFYINILTTYFPDIDPPYDVYYQQILEQIELAEELGWECFMFNEHHFLGYGGLVANPAVLLSTAAARTKKIRLGPCIAILPLRHPLHTAEDYAMVDAISGGRLEFGIGSGNTEMDYRVFGVTRENDRELAAEALEVILKVWGSEKASHKGKFWQFEELTLYPRPVQQPHPPIWVAGTSMAGLGWAGRQGYNIMTVGHPHPPEKVGPGVDAWKAGLKEAGLNVSARHCQFHVRTHVNESAAHGKEIGMAAVTRYDEISRIGRRSLTAPPAQYDWDMMLATGRNNYGNPDQVIQGIHNAAKHYYFDTLTVTFNYGGIPHEEIKKSMRLFAKEVMPAWR
- a CDS encoding LLM class F420-dependent oxidoreductase; the protein is MQFGLHLPASSATVKADELVRFAQQAEALGFYCLTVADHVIVPTNISVPYPYTVDGKYPGTGYHLETLMTMGFLAGATQKIRFITSVMILPYRSPIVTAKMLASLDVLSNGRVIVGAGVGWMKEEFENLQAPEYSERGKVTDEYIRAFRELWSAERPTFKGKFVNFSNLIFLPKPVQKPGIPIWIGGHSKAALKRAGRLGDGWHPIGGVPTIPLEPEDVKKDWQVMAEAAHQAGRDPKTLRVALKGSLFDKELKIADRRRRFMGSADDIAGDIVAYRDAGVDTMIFDVRQPDSKATLERMEWMAKDVLTKVK
- a CDS encoding cupin domain-containing protein, with protein sequence MQAAKKLAPTEKPKSQKFSLRTPYMKQGRITQLVAETENMWIHTKINYEGGENEIHSHLDEDHSFIVLEGQMSVFDENGNEMKLEKYQGVMIPKGAYYRYHNTGKENLVVIRVGAGIKGQPQGGVEMRIRPDGKPLLADSAENKTVPPIEDNRFFADSAG
- a CDS encoding amidohydrolase, whose product is MTTPAAVKRTAEQVLGNDKIVSSDSHIMEPEDLWTKNLTPSLRAKYPKFPPRNAVGEKPGGYDPKARLDEMAVDGVSAEVLYATFGLRLFCLEDAELQEACFQIANDWMMDYCKGAPGRLFGIPNISMYNIPNAIKELERCKKNGMIGCMIWQVPPENLPFTSDYYNPFWEAASELDMPVNVHILTGFNYSRFDRHGLDTYRMTVNQKLTDAANTLFDFVFGGPLAKFPKLKIVYVENEVAWIPFHAHEWDKYYVRHSHKAPLPYMKKLPSEYIKDQVYATFFSDPAGGRMMDWFGEDNFMWSSDYPHAASTWPHSRQVIADELGHLPKPIIDKVVRQNVLDLYHLKVDGVNA
- a CDS encoding tetratricopeptide repeat protein, which gives rise to MKATKSIFWSVFFPAMAWCALLFAAEAQNAFNEGVKHHKAGKLKEAIAAYDRAIKADAKAAAAYLARGTAYAKLGETFQATKDYDEALRLNPDLTDAYYYRATAYASAKQYQTALKDYDEAIKRNNKFIEAYNSRGSVYAKLAQFEKAIADFNMGIKLNPKDADTYDARGLAHRRLGKQELAVQDYSEAIKLNPKNPETYNNRANSQTLLGKFDLALKDYDEALKLDGKNAKIYANRGMVKLRQENRDGAQQDFKKAAELDPSLKDKLDSMLTIAATVKK
- a CDS encoding tetratricopeptide repeat protein, which gives rise to MAKTNVRFLPTLRGWLRAPGSRLCSALSAVLFALSPATAAQVEEPLKVALELHDAGKIKEAIVLYDNVIKTYPKMAEAYFNRGNAYYDLGQNEAAAKDYSEAIRLNPKDAEAFYNRGNAHRRLKRDALAIKDYDAAIKLAPDDGRSYVNRASLHFDARRYEDAFKDYSEALRVNPKDADARYNRANCLLALNKKDDAIKDYDEAIRLDGKLVDAYYNRGIAHADSNKYDNAIRDFDDTLRLNPKHAEAYYNRGLVKSRTGKREAAIEDYSEAIRLNPKDPEAPFNRALAYLQLEKFDYAARDFSEVLRLQPNNAEAYIYRGVMRIHQGKDKDAEGDFQKAFQLNPGLRKKVQPAIDEAKAKAKGKS